The Cucurbita pepo subsp. pepo cultivar mu-cu-16 chromosome LG05, ASM280686v2, whole genome shotgun sequence nucleotide sequence TCTCCTCTTCTCTCAGCCTCCTTACTTCATCTACTCGTTCATCTACTCTTCATCAAGGTGCTTCCTATGCGCATTGCTGTTTGCTGCATTTTCACCAGAGTCATAACTGCACTGTGCTAAGTGAATACATTTCAGAGAACTCCATTAGGACTTTCCTTCGGCAATTCTTCTCTCCATTTCCCACCTGACCATATTCCTATGGCTTTCAATCTCTGACTTCAGATCTCCTACTCCCTGTTATCTTAAATCCAAACGACTTGCTTCTCTGCCATTGTGTTAGTGCAGTTTCAGCTAATCAAAATTTATCCATATGTATATTGTTTGTGTTCCACTCTAAGGCGGGTTACATTGTATACGTTTTTGGTAAATAATACACATTCTCACACATTCTCAATaatagagagattttttttttcttttctgccGCATCAGCATcataattagtattttttttttggtaactAATGGTCTTGTTAACTCAGGAACTAAAAGGAAGCCTCACTGGAACCATAGTGGGGAAGTATATGATTTAGAAACTTAGAAACCAAAAGGATACTAAACTCAAGATTCCAGAACCAAAAGGGTTATTTTTCCCAAGAATTCTTGAATATTTAGGCAATAGAACCATAGTGGTTTGACCTACTGATGATTGAAGCAAGTTAATAAAGTTCTTTTTGCTATATTTTatagaaagaataaaaattgatgCTGCAGTCTGCACTACGGCTTCTTGGTGCAAATATTCTTCCATATTTcatcattaaatttataacttaTCCTCTTCATTATCTGGTTGAAGAACTTTTTTATACCTCGCTTGGATTGGGGTCCTTCCCCTCTGGCTCTGGTTCAtaatatcaatgaaattgtctcttttcaaggaaaaagaaaagaagtttaTGGAAGAGAAATTGTTCAAACTTCAGGGTGACCACTGACCACCTAGGATGTTAATAAGTTATTCCTAAATGTGATACAATCAAATTGATTGATACATGAAGTTAGTCATGTTGTGTGTGGTTTAAATACTcatgataaaatatatatatatatagatatagatactctgcaacatttttcttaaaacaaaatcaaacttgtattaaaatgaatgaaagagCAAGGAAGACATACAGAAACAAAggcaaaaaaatgaataaaagagCCTCGAGAACCAAATATACAATCATTATAAAAATTCTAAAGGGTTAGAAGCCTCTAGTTAATTTAAGGATTAAGAATTCTTGTTTTGAGGGAGCAGGgaagggtttagggtttatcaCCAAAAAAGTGCCCGAGGACTTCAGTAACAACCAAATAATCTGGGAAAAGCTCCTCCAGACATCTCAATGAAAGAGAACTCGAAAGAATGAGATGCAAACTCTTCTAGACCTGCTTTCACATAGATGATACACCACTATGGTCCAATAATTACAGAGAGAAGACCTCTCGATGAAGTTGATGATGTCAATACTAGCATAATAACAAGCTAAAAGAAATATCTACCCTATTCTTACGGATTTTGAACTTCAAAGCCTGACAAAGAAAGGGGTAAAAAAGTGAGtgagggaagctcgaaagtgACAGAAAAACAATTACATGAGAAAGTTCCTAAGGACTCAAGAGACAAACATCTATTCTTATGTCCATAAAAAGGCAAAGTCCATgataagaaagagaaggaagagcaTATTAATAATCTCCCTTGGATCAAGATTCTTGCATCCTGAAAGTTATGAAATCTCCCCAAAGTAAAGCACAAAGACAATACTGACAAATTTAACCAAAGAAAGATTATAAAGTTGAaggacaaaagaagaagaataaggcCATGTTCAATCCAATGGTCTCCTTTGGTGAGCTCGCTTTTTGTTTACCTTTGTACATTCTTTTATTGAAAAAGCTCATTGAGAAAGCTCggttttcttataaaaataaaaaataaaaaaacaaaaacaaaaacaaaggtAAAATGTCCTAACCAATCTTCCAATCCAAATCGTCTCGTCAAATTAATGTCCTGTTCATTAGAGTTGAGTTTTACTTGCCCATATTCACTTAAAATGATTCAAATGGAAAATGCCCTAGCCACTCGGGTGCAGGGGGAAGGTGGGGATTTAATTGATCAATGCAATAGAGGCTTTGGCTTGGGAAATATGGATAGAGAGGAACTATCAAACCTGAAATGAAACAGAATGTGATTGGGAGGAAGTCTCCGATTTGCTCAAGATACCATATTCTTCTTAGGTTACCATATTCTATCCTGTAGCGTCTTTTTCTGTTCTCTAATCTTAAAAAAGCTGGTTTAGGTATCAAACTTACACAGCACTACATCAACTCCTATTTTTcccaaattataaaatacaaaaacagaCCTACACCTTAAAGTTCTCACTCTGTATAAACCTGGGCATTGAACAAGAAGGCTCCATAGGAGGAAGAAGGCACACCATGAGATGTTAAAGATAAACAAAATGTCACCCACAAGCAATTGAAGAAAACATAatacacaaaataataaaccaaACATTCCCTCTCTAATTTATACACATCTATGAGGATTCATATAATAAGTAGAAGACCTTTTCTAGATATCTTCAAACATCATGTAAGAAGGACAACTTGGGGACAATCTGACACACAATTTCAAATACCAATTTGATAAGTAGCCACttattttgaaatgataaaGAACTCAATGAATTCTTACGTTGTGAATTTTCAGGGAGCTGATTTGAAGGGAATATCAAGAGCTCGACACCATCAAGGTTTCCTTTGAGTGCTAAATCATTCTTGATCATATGATCCAGTACATTTCTGTAATTTCTCTCATAACTAGAATCACAAAAAATACGGTCAAAAGAAAGATCAGAGACTTGCATGAAAGCCAAAGGAAAGATTATGAATGGAAAATGTTGAAAGTGACACCTGTGAATATCGCTTGCAAAGAAGTACAGAGCAATATTATCTTCTTTCACACCACAGTCATGAAATTGGGAGGGCCATGTGCTCAAGCGAGGTACTTCTTTCAAAGAAATATTGTGGGGAAGTCTGTTTGCCACTTCAATAACTTTTGATGATGCACAAGTTGACAGATGAGCCTGAATTCCATCACAAAAATCTGGAAGTTTCCCACCCCTATGCAACTCAAAACCACCCCttcaagaaaacaacaaaaggTAGTTTCAATGATTCGCAGTAGATGATAAAATCTATAGTAGTATGCTTTTAAAGAAAGAGACTGAAACAAATCAACCAAAATCAATGAGGAAACTCAAATGAGAATCTTACTGCCATATATATTCATACTCCGGTATCACTGACATCTTCAGCAAAAGTGAGGTTGTTGAACCACGACCCAACAACTCTTTCATCCTAACCTTTTCCCCAGGAATGGTAGTTGAAACTGTATCCTCCAATTTTGAAGGAACAGGAGCCTCAAGATTGAGCACGACAGATGGCTTAGAAATATTTGCAGCTGGTTGCCTATGAAAGCTAGTAGCAGAACTAGTGACAGTTGCCTTCCCTTCGTATGCTCTTTCAGCAGAAATCTCGTTTTTTAACttgtttgaaaatggaaattgatCTTGATGCACTGTATCACTATTTGAAACCGTGCTTGATGAGGAAACTTCATCAGATTGGTCACTaaattttctccttttatatatttcaggTCTTCTAAGCAATGCTGCTTGAATTGCGGCCTTCAACTTGTTCTCCTCACACGTCTCCTCTCTAGAGCTACTTGTATTATTATCAGCAACATAAGGACTACCACTAATACAAGAATCTGTAGCATGTTCAGTTCCTTTACATTTTTGACACTGACCACTTTTTGGACTAGTAGCAACAGTAGGCTTCGATAAATTTGCAGAACTCTCCCTATTCTTCTCATCTTGTCCTATCATTTCTCGTGACCTTCCATTATCACTATAAGACGGCCTCTCAACAGTTAAGGAACTGGATAATGGCTCCTCCTTGGGGCTAACATGATTTATCTTTTGATCAACAGAAGAACTGCAAATTCCATTAGTGGATAGGGCCCTAACTgtaaaaacaaatgaaaatattaactaaTGCCATTAGCGAAAAACATGCCTGTAAAACTTACAAAACTAGAAATTAGTGAGTAAGAGCATCAGGCCCAAAGAAGcaaatatgatattaattCTATCCAGCCATCAGAAACATCATACCTGGACTGAGTGGATTATCTACACCCTTATGAACTAGACTGCTTCTCAATTTGGAGTGAGTACTTGAGACTCCATCAGATTGCATAACTTTTTGATCTCGATTGTTGCTTACAGATGACAAATTGGTTTCATCACGCAATGAGAGCTTTTGATCAACCTTAGATGTTGAAACAGAACTTGTTGTAACTGAACTAATCCAGGAACGATCTACTTTTggtggatttttcctttctaataTACTCCTGTCCTTCACTTGTTTTATACCTTTAGGATCCTGGCCATGAGGAAACTTAGACGGTAACATTTTAACTTTTGATTCACCCATGACTACACGTCCAGAATTTGGAGTTTTAAATGATTGAGATTTTCCTAAAGCTCTGGCAGGCCCCTCCTTGACTTCAAGGAAGGTATGTTCTCTAGCACCCCTTGGCTTTTGGGGTATAAACTCATCAACAAGTTTGACCTTCGGTTTGGAATTTAAGGTGTTGAATGAATTAGACTTTAAAAGAGAACCTGTATGTTGAAACCAATAGGCAAATGCATAAACAATAAACAATCTGCACAAACATGAGGTAAAAATGTTGAAACTAAAAAACGGCCATATACGGTTGCTTATTTACCCTTGAGTGTCTGAAGTCTTGAACCAACAGATGGTGAGCGAGCCATTTCTGAAAGATCACTACTACATTGATCACCCAAACTCTTTGGTTGAGAAAAAGCCAGTTTCCCTTTATCTAAGCTTTTTGATGAAAAATCACGGGATAATCCAATACTCCTGCCAGGGCTGGATGCTTTTGTTGAACCTTTGTTAGTTTCAAGGACCTGTCTTTTTGCAGCTACAGATACATCAACATTTTCTACGTTCTTCTTGCCAAAGTTTCTCATACTTGAGCTATCTCTACTTACTCTTTTTCCCTCAGCATCTAAGCATTCAGTGTggcaataaaataaaagttgttAACGAGAATGTCCTTAAAATTGACATCTAATTTTCAGCATTTCTCTTACCAGAAACTTGGGTACTTGGACTGATGACGTTTGTCCTTCtcccttcatcttcttttttatagGAAAGGTTGCCATTCCCTTCAACATCTGAAAATTAATTGCACTATGAGATCATAATATGCTCCAAAAACATGGGCAAATTCTATgttcccttttcttcttaGTTACTACAGCTCCATAAACATAAATTACAAGGTCACCTTGCTTCtggatttccttttcttccgCAGACTTGCATTCTTCACACAGCCAGTCACCTTCAGGAACTTTATCAAGCCTTTCTCGCATGCAATAGCTGATACAAAGGAGTTGTTAGTACACTTCATCTTTGGTTTTACAAGAGTAAAAGCAATTAATGATACAAAAGTATGCCAAAgtataattgaaatgaaaggGCCACGTCCTTACGTGTGTTCTGCACCATCAGTGCACCTACTACATATAGCAAGTAAATCCTCACGACCAGCATCACCACAAATATCACAAACTTTGACCTGATTACCAATGGAAGTAAGAGAACAGCCAGagttcaaaatcaaactaaaacaCTTGAGGTaaagcaaataaaagaatttatgcAGTAAAACTTCTCAATAATACACAAGTAATGGTAAGAACACCGTGAGAGAGAGAATTCCAACAGCACCTGCACAAGCAGCCTTTCCCTGTACAAATCTATCCTAATATGTTACGGGCTTGGTCACATGATGACATCGACTAAGTTACTAACCCGATCCAGTGTTTACTTATATGGGGTCACCAATTAACCTTCGAGGCAAGAACCAGAGAAAAAGCAAACCAAAAGGAGAGGTAATTCAGACAGAAACTATAAAACACAATCAATCAGGAACAATGTAGTATCAATTTTCTCCATGTATATTTTGACTCAGAAGACTTGAACCAGAATCCAATCATATCTCGACTCTAAATCATAATCCTAGGGACCAATACTACatgaaaaacatttattacCAACTGACCCATACATTGTGAAATGAACCAACCAAAGGCTAGAATAGATGaaagataaaaggaaaagaattgTAGAGTTGCAAGTTCCATAGAGGAAATAAAAGGGGCTGCTTGataataaagaatttaatCCAACTCACATCATGCTCTACAATATCCGATTCATCACTCTCTGATCCAGATGCAGACTGCAAATAGGGCTCCTTCACATCAGATTTCCCAGACAAGTCCTTGAAATTTTCATCTTGCTCATCTTCATACTGATTTTTCACGTCTCCATCAGGAGGCTCACTTTTATCATCATGAATCTCTTTTTCTGACTTCAGTAAAATTTGTGAAGGAACCTTGGAATCATCACAAACCTTGTTGCATGTGTTGGTAACAGATTTTTCCCCATGAGGTGGAACACTAACGGCTTCTCTAGTCAAAGAGTCATTATGCACCATAGATGATTCTAATGGTTCTTCCTTCACACAAGTGGATGGATTCTGTTCAAAACCCATTTCAGATAATGGTTTACCACTTGGAGAAAGAGAGTGTAGAGCACGTTCGTCCGTAGACCTGTTGTGAACCTCTTTAGAAGCAGGAATCTCTGAAAAAGCTAATTTGGAGGAAAATACTACCTTGTCTGATCCTTCTCGACATAAACTACCCACTGAAGCAGAACCAtgtgataattttttattgtccATAATCTTCTGGTGAGAAACCACTGCCATATTTGCATTACTAGATCCACTAATGCATGAAGTGTTGTCATCATGGCCCTCTGCACCGATACTCTCATGCTTCTCCAAAACGGTTTGAACGGATGACTCAGAAGCAATATGTCCCTCTGCAACTATTCCACTATATAACTGTTTACGCATGTCAATGTCTATTGAAGTGTCATCCCAATTAGATGACCTTATAGTTGCCGTACTATCAGCATTTTCAGAAAAGGAATCGTGACCAGAGTTAACACTAAGTAGAGAGCTTGCACATGCTCTACTCTTCACGGAGGATATAGCATCAGCACCATTAGCAGAATACTGACTTGTAGAGTTAACATGACTGGTTTCATCAGAAAATTCTTCTGTCTTTGAAACTGTGTGTGCTCGTTGAAGATGCATACAAGATGAACAAGGTGCAGAGCACACATTACAAGTTCCAGACTCGCCTCTCATATGAACTGGCTGATTCATGAAGCAGTTGGTAAAGTTTTTACTTGACTGAGGTGATACCTAAAAAGATGAAGTAAGATTAGCTATACAGAACGTActcatttcctttcttttttagcaACTGTCAAACTAAACAAATATACAGCCAATCACCCTACCACATTGCTAGAATGGgaaatgaaaatcaatatAACAAATCACCAAAATCCAGTATCCCAAGGAATGAAATACCCAAAATGTGAACTTAGTGGCTAAGCAATAACATCGACTTTCTATAAACAGTTGATATTCAATACCATTGGAATGTTCTACATTTTccacaataaaaataaaacttaaaagggTACTATGCCATTGGAGATTAAGATATGCACTGgcaaaagaaatttatattaattaagtaCCATATAATGCAAATTACCCGGTTATCTCACCATATGTCTCTGAATTTCATTGTCAGCCTTCTCAATAGACCCTTGTGTGCGACAACTTTGTCTTAGATCTGGTGTAATCTAAAAAGCAAGCAGAAACGACATTAATAACCATCCTCCTACATTcagaagaaaccaaaaaaaaaaaaaaaaaaaaaaaaaaaaaaaccaccgCACAAAGAAACTGGAATCGACACCATTGCACGGATACCAGTGAAAGCAAGCAATAACCTCTCTTAAAAGCGGCAGCAAAAAGAATTATACAACAATAACTGCGACGTACAAacccagaaaaagaaaacgagaaaCATTCAGTTGGCCAAAAAGAACCCTAATTCTGAAagcacacacacaaaaaagcCAATCCCATAGCACCCAGACAGACTATTATCgcaaaaattgaagaaagcaAGCAACCAATC carries:
- the LOC111795829 gene encoding uncharacterized protein LOC111795829 isoform X8, whose product is MRGGKLDSYHQLLPIVLLMAAKRKERAFDVLYDDVEPVFESEACNRFQFWITPDLRQSCRTQGSIEKADNEIQRHMVSPQSSKNFTNCFMNQPVHMRGESGTCNVCSAPCSSCMHLQRAHTVSKTEEFSDETSHVNSTSQYSANGADAISSVKSRACASSLLSVNSGHDSFSENADSTATIRSSNWDDTSIDIDMRKQLYSGIVAEGHIASESSVQTVLEKHESIGAEGHDDNTSCISGSSNANMAVVSHQKIMDNKKLSHGSASVGSLCREGSDKVVFSSKLAFSEIPASKEVHNRSTDERALHSLSPSGKPLSEMGFEQNPSTCVKEEPLESSMVHNDSLTREAVSVPPHGEKSVTNTCNKVCDDSKVPSQILLKSEKEIHDDKSEPPDGDVKNQYEDEQDENFKDLSGKSDVKEPYLQSASGSESDESDIVEHDVKVCDICGDAGREDLLAICSRCTDGAEHTYCMRERLDKVPEGDWLCEECKSAEEKEIQKQDVEGNGNLSYKKEDEGRRTNVISPSTQVSDAEGKRVSRDSSSMRNFGKKNVENVDVSVAAKRQVLETNKGSTKASSPGRSIGLSRDFSSKSLDKGKLAFSQPKSLGDQCSSDLSEMARSPSVGSRLQTLKGSLLKSNSFNTLNSKPKVKLVDEFIPQKPRGAREHTFLEVKEGPARALGKSQSFKTPNSGRVVMGESKVKMLPSKFPHGQDPKGIKQVKDRSILERKNPPKVDRSWISSVTTSSVSTSKVDQKLSLRDETNLSSVSNNRDQKVMQSDGVSSTHSKLRSSLVHKGVDNPLSPVRALSTNGICSSSVDQKINHVSPKEEPLSSSLTVERPSYSDNGRSREMIGQDEKNRESSANLSKPTVATSPKSGQCQKCKGTEHATDSCISGSPYVADNNTSSSREETCEENKLKAAIQAALLRRPEIYKRRKFSDQSDEVSSSSTVSNSDTVHQDQFPFSNKLKNEISAERAYEGKATVTSSATSFHRQPAANISKPSVVLNLEAPVPSKLEDTVSTTIPGEKVRMKELLGRGSTTSLLLKMSVIPEYEYIWQGGFELHRGGKLPDFCDGIQAHLSTCASSKVIEVANRLPHNISLKEVPRLSTWPSQFHDCGVKEDNIALYFFASDIHSYERNYRNVLDHMIKNDLALKGNLDGVELLIFPSNQLPENSQHWNMLFFLWGVFRGKKVNCSDALKTSNIHSTEAVPLDKNFPDTTATKTDDVCLAKYVDEEIFACNSPKSGKASSLAGQTSDATRADGHKCETSVHQTQLNSLENSGHQVDQFVVPKASPLLSTSMEFCQGSTSSAPMMH
- the LOC111795829 gene encoding uncharacterized protein LOC111795829 isoform X3, with the translated sequence MAAKRKERAFDVLYDDVEPVFESEACNRFQFWITPDLRQSCRTQGSIEKADNEIQRHMVSPQSSKNFTNCFMNQPVHMRGESGTCNVCSAPCSSCMHLQRAHTVSKTEEFSDETSHVNSTSQYSANGADAISSVKSRACASSLLSVNSGHDSFSENADSTATIRSSNWDDTSIDIDMRKQLYSGIVAEGHIASESSVQTVLEKHESIGAEGHDDNTSCISGSSNANMAVVSHQKIMDNKKLSHGSASVGSLCREGSDKVVFSSKLAFSEIPASKEVHNRSTDERALHSLSPSGKPLSEMGFEQNPSTCVKEEPLESSMVHNDSLTREAVSVPPHGEKSVTNTCNKVCDDSKVPSQILLKSEKEIHDDKSEPPDGDVKNQYEDEQDENFKDLSGKSDVKEPYLQSASGSESDESDIVEHDVKVCDICGDAGREDLLAICSRCTDGAEHTYCMRERLDKVPEGDWLCEECKSAEEKEIQKQDVEGNGNLSYKKEDEGRRTNVISPSTQVSDAEGKRVSRDSSSMRNFGKKNVENVDVSVAAKRQVLETNKGSTKASSPGRSIGLSRDFSSKSLDKGKLAFSQPKSLGDQCSSDLSEMARSPSVGSRLQTLKGSLLKSNSFNTLNSKPKVKLVDEFIPQKPRGAREHTFLEVKEGPARALGKSQSFKTPNSGRVVMGESKVKMLPSKFPHGQDPKGIKQVKDRSILERKNPPKVDRSWISSVTTSSVSTSKVDQKLSLRDETNLSSVSNNRDQKVMQSDGVSSTHSKLRSSLVHKGVDNPLSPVRALSTNGICSSSVDQKINHVSPKEEPLSSSLTVERPSYSDNGRSREMIGQDEKNRESSANLSKPTVATSPKSGQCQKCKGTEHATDSCISGSPYVADNNTSSSREETCEENKLKAAIQAALLRRPEIYKRRKFSDQSDEVSSSSTVSNSDTVHQDQFPFSNKLKNEISAERAYEGKATVTSSATSFHRQPAANISKPSVVLNLEAPVPSKLEDTVSTTIPGEKVRMKELLGRGSTTSLLLKMSVIPEYEYIWQGGFELHRGGKLPDFCDGIQAHLSTCASSKVIEVANRLPHNISLKEVPRLSTWPSQFHDCGVKEDNIALYFFASDIHSYERNYRNVLDHMIKNDLALKGNLDGVELLIFPSNQLPENSQHWNMLFFLWGVFRGKKVNCSDALKTSNIHSTEAVPLDKNFPDTTATKTDDVCLAKYVDEEIFACNSPKSGKASSLAGQTSDATRADGHKCETSVHQTQLNSLENSGHQVDQFVVPKASPLLSTSMEFCQGSTSSAPMKESGRSESIQGEQFEPSIQVKEIVGVNDTKNVKLDFGAAEDMPTLIKTIDDVKKTSTGEKFLDRLVCEGEKVTLQTVEGNSVSEGLLKRDLNTEGIHCLDSHLRKRQHIEIFESRAPVSSGASQCTSWDEVDCIVLDEEHVSKKTKTGFGKSYDNSCSSGGIISQSDAYVSPRNDIGPMFLFQKKGGDKVCDMNVIPEDFETAEKHFFPVESHQIEDHHLDLPSKPEDRYHDAVPNLELALGAETKLQKKSMIPFFMDLVDEKHNHCESSEKMIDGEEEEEDDSASLTLSLSFPFPEKQQSTKNVMKSEQLLPDRRHVNTSLILFGGLSEK
- the LOC111795829 gene encoding uncharacterized protein LOC111795829 isoform X4, with translation MRGGKLITPDLRQSCRTQGSIEKADNEIQRHMVSPQSSKNFTNCFMNQPVHMRGESGTCNVCSAPCSSCMHLQRAHTVSKTEEFSDETSHVNSTSQYSANGADAISSVKSRACASSLLSVNSGHDSFSENADSTATIRSSNWDDTSIDIDMRKQLYSGIVAEGHIASESSVQTVLEKHESIGAEGHDDNTSCISGSSNANMAVVSHQKIMDNKKLSHGSASVGSLCREGSDKVVFSSKLAFSEIPASKEVHNRSTDERALHSLSPSGKPLSEMGFEQNPSTCVKEEPLESSMVHNDSLTREAVSVPPHGEKSVTNTCNKVCDDSKVPSQILLKSEKEIHDDKSEPPDGDVKNQYEDEQDENFKDLSGKSDVKEPYLQSASGSESDESDIVEHDVKVCDICGDAGREDLLAICSRCTDGAEHTYCMRERLDKVPEGDWLCEECKSAEEKEIQKQDVEGNGNLSYKKEDEGRRTNVISPSTQVSDAEGKRVSRDSSSMRNFGKKNVENVDVSVAAKRQVLETNKGSTKASSPGRSIGLSRDFSSKSLDKGKLAFSQPKSLGDQCSSDLSEMARSPSVGSRLQTLKGSLLKSNSFNTLNSKPKVKLVDEFIPQKPRGAREHTFLEVKEGPARALGKSQSFKTPNSGRVVMGESKVKMLPSKFPHGQDPKGIKQVKDRSILERKNPPKVDRSWISSVTTSSVSTSKVDQKLSLRDETNLSSVSNNRDQKVMQSDGVSSTHSKLRSSLVHKGVDNPLSPVRALSTNGICSSSVDQKINHVSPKEEPLSSSLTVERPSYSDNGRSREMIGQDEKNRESSANLSKPTVATSPKSGQCQKCKGTEHATDSCISGSPYVADNNTSSSREETCEENKLKAAIQAALLRRPEIYKRRKFSDQSDEVSSSSTVSNSDTVHQDQFPFSNKLKNEISAERAYEGKATVTSSATSFHRQPAANISKPSVVLNLEAPVPSKLEDTVSTTIPGEKVRMKELLGRGSTTSLLLKMSVIPEYEYIWQGGFELHRGGKLPDFCDGIQAHLSTCASSKVIEVANRLPHNISLKEVPRLSTWPSQFHDCGVKEDNIALYFFASDIHSYERNYRNVLDHMIKNDLALKGNLDGVELLIFPSNQLPENSQHWNMLFFLWGVFRGKKVNCSDALKTSNIHSTEAVPLDKNFPDTTATKTDDVCLAKYVDEEIFACNSPKSGKASSLAGQTSDATRADGHKCETSVHQTQLNSLENSGHQVDQFVVPKASPLLSTSMEFCQGSTSSAPMKESGRSESIQGEQFEPSIQVKEIVGVNDTKNVKLDFGAAEDMPTLIKTIDDVKKTSTGEKFLDRLVCEGEKVTLQTVEGNSVSEGLLKRDLNTEGIHCLDSHLRKRQHIEIFESRAPVSSGASQCTSWDEVDCIVLDEEHVSKKTKTGFGKSYDNSCSSGGIISQSDAYVSPRNDIGPMFLFQKKGGDKVCDMNVIPEDFETAEKHFFPVESHQIEDHHLDLPSKPEDRYHDAVPNLELALGAETKLQKKSMIPFFMDLVDEKHNHCESSEKMIDGEEEEEDDSASLTLSLSFPFPEKQQSTKNVMKSEQLLPDRRHVNTSLILFGGLSEK
- the LOC111795829 gene encoding uncharacterized protein LOC111795829 isoform X1 → MRGGKLDSYHQLLPIVLLMAAKRKERAFDVLYDDVEPVFESEACNRFQFWITPDLRQSCRTQGSIEKADNEIQRHMVSPQSSKNFTNCFMNQPVHMRGESGTCNVCSAPCSSCMHLQRAHTVSKTEEFSDETSHVNSTSQYSANGADAISSVKSRACASSLLSVNSGHDSFSENADSTATIRSSNWDDTSIDIDMRKQLYSGIVAEGHIASESSVQTVLEKHESIGAEGHDDNTSCISGSSNANMAVVSHQKIMDNKKLSHGSASVGSLCREGSDKVVFSSKLAFSEIPASKEVHNRSTDERALHSLSPSGKPLSEMGFEQNPSTCVKEEPLESSMVHNDSLTREAVSVPPHGEKSVTNTCNKVCDDSKVPSQILLKSEKEIHDDKSEPPDGDVKNQYEDEQDENFKDLSGKSDVKEPYLQSASGSESDESDIVEHDVKVCDICGDAGREDLLAICSRCTDGAEHTYCMRERLDKVPEGDWLCEECKSAEEKEIQKQDVEGNGNLSYKKEDEGRRTNVISPSTQVSDAEGKRVSRDSSSMRNFGKKNVENVDVSVAAKRQVLETNKGSTKASSPGRSIGLSRDFSSKSLDKGKLAFSQPKSLGDQCSSDLSEMARSPSVGSRLQTLKGSLLKSNSFNTLNSKPKVKLVDEFIPQKPRGAREHTFLEVKEGPARALGKSQSFKTPNSGRVVMGESKVKMLPSKFPHGQDPKGIKQVKDRSILERKNPPKVDRSWISSVTTSSVSTSKVDQKLSLRDETNLSSVSNNRDQKVMQSDGVSSTHSKLRSSLVHKGVDNPLSPVRALSTNGICSSSVDQKINHVSPKEEPLSSSLTVERPSYSDNGRSREMIGQDEKNRESSANLSKPTVATSPKSGQCQKCKGTEHATDSCISGSPYVADNNTSSSREETCEENKLKAAIQAALLRRPEIYKRRKFSDQSDEVSSSSTVSNSDTVHQDQFPFSNKLKNEISAERAYEGKATVTSSATSFHRQPAANISKPSVVLNLEAPVPSKLEDTVSTTIPGEKVRMKELLGRGSTTSLLLKMSVIPEYEYIWQGGFELHRGGKLPDFCDGIQAHLSTCASSKVIEVANRLPHNISLKEVPRLSTWPSQFHDCGVKEDNIALYFFASDIHSYERNYRNVLDHMIKNDLALKGNLDGVELLIFPSNQLPENSQHWNMLFFLWGVFRGKKVNCSDALKTSNIHSTEAVPLDKNFPDTTATKTDDVCLAKYVDEEIFACNSPKSGKASSLAGQTSDATRADGHKCETSVHQTQLNSLENSGHQVDQFVVPKASPLLSTSMEFCQGSTSSAPMKESGRSESIQGEQFEPSIQVKEIVGVNDTKNVKLDFGAAEDMPTLIKTIDDVKKTSTGEKFLDRLVCEGEKVTLQTVEGNSVSEGLLKRDLNTEGIHCLDSHLRKRQHIEIFESRAPVSSGASQCTSWDEVDCIVLDEEHVSKKTKTGFGKSYDNSCSSGGIISQSDAYVSPRNDIGPMFLFQKKGGDKVCDMNVIPEDFETAEKHFFPVESHQIEDHHLDLPSKPEDRYHDAVPNLELALGAETKLQKKSMIPFFMDLVDEKHNHCESSEKMIDGEEEEEDDSASLTLSLSFPFPEKQQSTKNVMKSEQLLPDRRHVNTSLILFGGLSEK